One genomic region from Pseudochaenichthys georgianus chromosome 15, fPseGeo1.2, whole genome shotgun sequence encodes:
- the perp gene encoding p53 apoptosis effector related to PMP-22, which translates to MFRCGIAYPRCRWIVPLLLLFAIIFDIIAIAATSGWVEDEDAKTHYASMWEQCRGRNDNWDCKTLMEFPWAMAVAALMIIGLLILIVAFIISCVALCCTLNISLLPLIGGMLVLVVILQVIALIVYPCKFNEMIFEGHYYYTWAYGFGWGATILCIGCAVLFCCLPRYEDELTGLKKVKYLYTSA; encoded by the exons ATGTTTCGCTGCGGGATTGCCTACCCCCGATGCAGGTGGATCGTGCCCCTGCTGCTGCTCTTCGCCATTATTTTTGACATTATCGCCATCGCCGCTACCTCTGGATGGGTCGAGGATGAAGACGCCAAGACCCACTACGCCAGTATGTGGGAGCAGTGCCGAGGCAGGAATGACAACTGGGACTGCAAGACGCTCATGGAGTTCC CCTGGGCCATGGCAGTGGCTGCTCTGATGATCATCGGCCTCCTCATCCTCATCGTCGCCTTCATCATCTCCTGCGTGGCTCTGTGCTGCACGCTCAACATCTCACTCCTGCCACTCATCGGAGGAATGCTGGTCCTTGTTG TGATTCTCCAGGTCATCGCTCTGATCGTCTACCCATGCAAATTCAATGAGATGATCTTCGAGGGTCACTATTACTACACCTGGGCCTACGGATTCGGCTGGGGCGCCACCATCCTTTGCATCGGGTGTGCCGTCCTCTTCTGCTGCCTGCCGCGCTACGAGGACGAGCTCACAGGCCTGAAGAAAGTGAAATACCTCTATACCTCCGCTTAA